The sequence CATAGAAATGTGCCCACGAGTACGGTAATGAGTGAAGACgtgaatttagaaattagctTCCACGCATATGTTTGTATAGGCTAAGGATTTTATGACCGTTGCCATCCCAACCGAGAGCCTGGCCCCACGTCAGTCTATCTCAGAGTGCTGACACGTGGCCACCGCGCCTGGCCTCGTTGGCGCCAGCCATTTGCTCTCCCCGACTCACCCCCGTCAATCGGCAGCCATGAAGCAAGCAACGGTATTGTATATCCGTTGGCTTATGTTTTCCGTTATTGTTTTTTAGGCAAACCATACTAAGCGAGCAATATGATACATTACTAAAGTTGCTGTAATGACTATAAAAAATGCTACATTTCACAATAAGGACAGGAGAAGGTGTTGGGAAAAAAACGGGTATATTTCCGTCATGAGCTCATAACCACTGTAGCTTTAGCGCACAATCGTGCAGATAATCTGATTTTTCAGAAACTCCGTTGATCTCTTCATCACAGAACCAACAAAATATTGCATACGATCCAGTAAGACCGACAAAAACCGTTGTCCGCGGGTCCCACTGAAACTTCCTGCGGAGATCATGTCTTAGCAACCACCCCTTCCTCAGAAAGAGGTACAGATGGTCTCCACGTCGTTCCGTCAGGACCATCCATGAGGGCAATTCCAACAGCAGCCAATTCTCTTCGGATCTCGTCAGATTTTTCGTACTGCTTCGCCTTCCTTGCTGAAGTCCTCTCTTCAATCTTCTGCAGTACATGCTCCTCCGTGACGGAAGCTCGTCTCAGTGCTTTTTCCCGCAGCTGTTGCAGAGcctgagaacacaagctcgttAGTAGCGTGAAGGGGACAATTCATATCGGTGAAAGGCGCTTGTGAAAAAAGCAGCTTAACTACAGGAAAGTGTCACGGAATTGGACTGAATTAGATGCTCCACAATTTAAATTACTTATAAAAAAAGTTCCTAAGCTGCACTTGCATTCTCTGCTAAAGACTTGTATTCCCATAGGCAGTAATTGCTACTGTAAGTTTCTTTCATCCCCCTCCCCCTTATATTCATCATGGAGAAGTTCTGAATGGCCACTTGATCGGGCTATTCAACTGAGGATGCCTTTTTGAACTCACTTGAATACGGCTGATAGGTAGGCCTCTATCATATTTTAACTATGTCGAACTCAGCTTTCCTAATACCAGGAGTTTACAGAGTTTGACTGTTTGAGTATACAACGGCCAACATGAAACACTATGATACGAAGGTTGTGACAGTGAAACTCCGGTCGAAACAAAGTTTGTTCTGCATCAGAACAAGTTGTCGACTCGCCAACAATGTATATTGAAATTAATTCGACGGTGTTAACAGAACATTGCACTCACCTCATGATAACTTGAAGGCAGCAATCCTAGAACAGAGAGCACTACTCTTATTTTCTCTTCTAAGGCAGAAAGAGATTCCAATCGTTTTTCCTGCTTCTTTCCCTGTTCAAACGTCAGACGAAGATCAAAACAAGTTAGATAGTTTTTACCGTTTGCATGAAAATGGTACAATTTACACACCGTCTGAGTACTAATAAACTGTATCTCCACGAGTTCATCATTAAATTTACCTTACGAGTGTGCAACAAATCATTCATAACTTTCAGTGGTTCAGAAATAGCAGCCAATGCCACTGAAGTGTGAAGATCATCTGACATCGAAGTCTCAAATTCATTGTGAAGTTTCTGGATGTAATTTAAGGTATTAGCAGGCACCGAATCTCCAGTGTTGCTTTGTTGCTGATGGCAACTCTCTTCACAATCACATAATGTCTGCAGATATGAAACAATTCATGTGAGCTTTTTGATTATAAGTTACGGCACTGAAATGAACCCTAATAAAACAGAAAGAACGGTGAAATGTGACTTTCAGTGCCAACAAAAACTGAAAGTTCTGACTTCTGAGTAGTCAGGCAAACAAGCAACTTCTCAGTCTCCAGGCATGAATCAGAAGCAATgtgctgtaaaaaaaaaatctaatttcagCCAGAAACTGTGGCAGGGAGCTATCCAGCCAGTTCAGGCCAAGTATGCCGCTACTGCAGTAGCCCCATGAATTCTAAATCAACACTATCAAGTGACATTGGGCACCATGTGGAGGAAGAAAACTGTGGCAGGACTACTGATTCTAAAACATGGGCTAGTATGTGAACACTTATCAGCTACAAAACAAGCAGTTCGATATATAACAAAGAATTCAGCTCAGGCAAGTCAGCTTTTCTTTGGTCCAAGCAGCTAGGCCAGGTCTGTTAAAGTTCAATTGGCAAGTTCTACAAGTGAAAAACAACATGATCCAGCAACAATTCATATGTCAATTTAATCAAGGTTGAGCATCAAGTGTTCACGCATGTTATCTGGGAGAATTACCCGAGAAACCATATTAGCAGTCCATTTTGAAGACTGAgaatttgatttaaaaaatacaaaatatggTAGCTCTAGTTTGTGAATACAATTACTTTTGATTCTAGATCTGGTCAACAAACAAGTCAAGCAACATTATTACATTTCATGCATGATAATCTAAGGTCTAGTGACCTTCCTTCTCTCGGTAGCATGATCACCTGGGATATGCACTCAGGTGTGCTTGAAATAGGGAATCTAAGAGTCTTGGGCTATAAGTGGTTGGACCTTCAACATACATGGTCCTGTATTATCAATCCACTACCCTAACCTCTTCACTTGCCCAAAAAAATATGGGATAACATCAGTGAACTCTTACCAAGAAAGGAGTCCATGCATACAAAGCTGTATCAGAATAAAAACTAGCATGATCGTATAAATATAGAATATACCTGATACGTGTAGTACAGTCTATCTGATGCAACATTCAGTTGTTCTATTGTGTAGTTGATGGGGGACCTGTAGTGTGTCCCAAGTAAGAACATTCTCAAAGCAAGCGGGTGGTACATCTCTATTACCTGAGAAAATTGACAATCTTTGAGCAACTACAGATACGGTTATTAGATATTACTTATTAGGGAAAGATTGGAATGTTGTCTTTACCTTGCGTATGGTGACGAAGTTACCAAGTGATTTAGACATTTTTTGGCTATTTACATTGACAAAACCATTGTGTATCCAGTAATTTATGCAGCTGTCACAACATGCAGCACGGCTCTGAGCGATCTCATTCTCATGGTGTGGAAAGATGAGATCCTCCCCACCACCATGTATGTCAAAAGAATGGCCCAAATAATGTGCACTCATGGCACTGCATTCTATGTGCCATCCTGGTCTTCCAGGGCCCCAAGGGCTATCCCACCATGGCTCCCCATCTTTTGCAGCCTGCAGTCAACATAGAATGAACTATTTTAATGCTGAACTAAATCCACAGAGAACAGAATACAAAAACATACTGCATACTAGCATTTGGGGCATCTTTTACCTTCCATAGAGCAAAATCAGCTGGATTTCTCTTCCTCTCATCAACTGCAACCCTTTCGCCAGCTCTATTATCATCTAGTTTTCGACCAGATAACTCTCCATATTCAGGAAAATTGTCAACAGAGAAATAGACATCCCCACCCACTACATATGCGCAACTGTTATCAAGGATCTGTTCCAAGAAAAGTTGCAATAACACAAAGAAGTCAAGCTGTGTAGTGCAAAAAGCCATTATACCAAATGAACAGGAATTCAATGATGATAATGAACCCTATCATGAAGAACAGGTCAAAATCACACAAAAGCAAGATATTATCTATTGTCAATTTAATGATACATGGTGAACCTTATCGATCTGGACTAGAGTCAAAGCAAGGAACTTCCGATCAATCTGAGAGTAAACCCACTATTGAGCCTACTACAGAAATCAGCAGGCATTTCTTTTTACGAGAGGTCAGCAAAAAAGGAACTGCATAAGCATAAAAGTTAAGTACTGCACACATAACACCAAGGAGCCACAAAACAAGTACATGTACCTGTCTAATCATGTTAATAATCTGATCAATGTGATCTGAAACACGGGGCTCCACAGATGGTGGTAAACATTGAAGATGGGACATGTCTGACAGGAAA is a genomic window of Phragmites australis chromosome 17, lpPhrAust1.1, whole genome shotgun sequence containing:
- the LOC133897302 gene encoding cysteine--tRNA ligase CPS1, chloroplastic/mitochondrial isoform X1, encoding MAAAAAARRATGLLPLLLSSPSRARVPHRRALALIPQPRPHRLLSHPARLFSISPFSASASNGAAAERARELHLYNTKSRRKEQFRPRAPGGEVGMYVCGVTPYDDSHIGHARAYVAFDVLYRYLRYLDYEVRYVRNFTDIDDKIIARANQLGEDPFSLSKRFSDDFLSDMSHLQCLPPSVEPRVSDHIDQIINMIRQILDNSCAYVVGGDVYFSVDNFPEYGELSGRKLDDNRAGERVAVDERKRNPADFALWKAAKDGEPWWDSPWGPGRPGWHIECSAMSAHYLGHSFDIHGGGEDLIFPHHENEIAQSRAACCDSCINYWIHNGFVNVNSQKMSKSLGNFVTIRKVIEMYHPLALRMFLLGTHYRSPINYTIEQLNVASDRLYYTYQTLCDCEESCHQQQSNTGDSVPANTLNYIQKLHNEFETSMSDDLHTSVALAAISEPLKVMNDLLHTRKGKKQEKRLESLSALEEKIRVVLSVLGLLPSSYHEALQQLREKALRRASVTEEHVLQKIEERTSARKAKQYEKSDEIRRELAAVGIALMDGPDGTTWRPSVPLSEEGVVAKT
- the LOC133897302 gene encoding cysteine--tRNA ligase CPS1, chloroplastic/mitochondrial isoform X2, giving the protein MSHLQCLPPSVEPRVSDHIDQIINMIRQILDNSCAYVVGGDVYFSVDNFPEYGELSGRKLDDNRAGERVAVDERKRNPADFALWKAAKDGEPWWDSPWGPGRPGWHIECSAMSAHYLGHSFDIHGGGEDLIFPHHENEIAQSRAACCDSCINYWIHNGFVNVNSQKMSKSLGNFVTIRKVIEMYHPLALRMFLLGTHYRSPINYTIEQLNVASDRLYYTYQTLCDCEESCHQQQSNTGDSVPANTLNYIQKLHNEFETSMSDDLHTSVALAAISEPLKVMNDLLHTRKGKKQEKRLESLSALEEKIRVVLSVLGLLPSSYHEALQQLREKALRRASVTEEHVLQKIEERTSARKAKQYEKSDEIRRELAAVGIALMDGPDGTTWRPSVPLSEEGVVAKT